One Huiozyma naganishii CBS 8797 chromosome 5, complete genome DNA segment encodes these proteins:
- the SDH2 gene encoding succinate dehydrogenase iron-sulfur protein subunit SDH2 (similar to Saccharomyces cerevisiae SDH2 (YLL041C); ancestral locus Anc_4.13) has protein sequence MLCAGVVRRVAVRSLASAAGVGAAGSVAPRLKTFKIYRWNPDVPEKKPRLQSFQVDLNECGPMVLDALLKIKDEQDPTLTFRRSCREGICGSCAMNIGGSNTLACLCKIDQNESKQLKIYPLPHMYIVKDLVPDLTNFYQQYKSIQPYLQRTSYPEDGKEVLQSIEDRKKLDGLYECILCACCSTSCPSYWWNQEEYLGPAVLMQAYRWLIDSRDQATKHRKTMLQNSMSLYRCHTIMNCTRTCPKGLNPGLAIAEIKKSMAFT, from the coding sequence ATGCTGTGTGCTGGTGTTGTGCGTCGTGTTGCTGTGAGGTCGTTGGCGAGTGCTGCTGGGGTTGGGGCTGCTGGTTCTGTGGCGCCGCGGTTGAAGACTTTCAAGATTTACAGGTGGAACCCGGATGTGCCCGAGAAGAAGCCGCGGCTGCAGTCGTTCCAGGTGGACTTGAACGAGTGTGGGCCCATGGTGCTGGATGCGCTGTTGAAGATTAAGGACGAGCAGGACCCGACGCTGACCTTCAGAAGGTCCTGCCGGGAGGGGATCTGCGGTTCGTGTGCGATGAATATCGGTGGGAGTAACACGCTAGCGTGTCTGTGCAAGATTGACCAGAACGAGTCCAAACAGCTCAAGATCTACCCTCTGCCACACATGTACATAGTGAAGGATCTGGTCCCCGACTTGACGAACTTTTACCAACAGTATAAGTCCATCCAACCTTACTTGCAGAGAACTTCGTACCCGGAGGACGGGAAGGAAGTGTTGCAAAGTATTGAGGATCGTAAGAAACTGGACGGTCTGTATGAGTGTATCTTGTGTGCCTGCTGTTCCACTTCGTGCCCAAGTTACTGGTGGAATCAGGAGGAGTATCTCGGGCCAGCAGTGTTGATGCAAGCGTACAGGTGGCTCATAGACTCGAGGGATCAGGCAACGAAGCATAGAAAGACGATGTTGCAGAACTCGATGTCCCTGTACAGGTGCCACACTATCATGAACTGTACTAGAACGTGTCCTAAGGGGCTAAATCCGGGGCTTGCGATCGCAGAgatcaaaaaatcaatggCCTTTACTTGA
- the KNAG0E01090 gene encoding uncharacterized protein (similar to Saccharomyces cerevisiae ATG10 (YLL042C); ancestral locus Anc_4.12) → MLNLQEFQVQLRLLYESKVLQRHTGTRSLKYDQQKQVILVQCALQGGLTAQFAVSYNETFQEPQLSFRLFDPAGSVSFDLDTVQWPTWFVITLDTAPWDPETPWFTVGCCDTEQVIGTGGEYLNKWISTYLTSWTA, encoded by the coding sequence ATGCTCAATCTGCAAGAGTTCCAGGTGCAACTGCGTCTGTTATACGAGTCCAAAGTGTTGCAGAGACACACCGGTACACGGTCATTGAAGTATGatcaacagaaacaagTGATTCTCGTGCAGTGTGCGCTGCAAGGGGGCCTCACGGCACAATTCGCAGTCTCCTACAATGAGACCTTCCAGGAACCACAACTCTCCTTCAGGCTGTTCGATCCAGCGGGTAGTGTGTCCTTTGACCTGGATACGGTGCAGTGGCCCACATGGTTCGTCATCACGCTGGATACGGCGCCCTGGGACCCGGAAACCCCTTGGTTCACCGTTGGCTGCTGCGATACAGAACAAGTCATTGGCACCGGTGGGGAATACTTGAACAAATGGATCTCCACATACTTGACCTCCTGGACAGCTTGA
- the GIT1 gene encoding Git1p yields MTVHPVNQKHVEIPLWRDIPISAKDWHYVMVERPRKEITLGREKATDFGTPSNHSASEVEDERVAHLDKMDDELSTLDTHNDGDGAAKYGKWESYWAVITTGAGLFSDGYVNNTMSTVSTCLATLYGDSYTKSRAIQNLSSIVFAGTVVGQLSFGVLSDQYSRKKSMLIGTGGLILFTILCSGAWGHGTHNKGKAGGLFAALTAYRFFLGIAIGSEYSSGSPAAAEAANCLPKRKRNRWFIWFTNLAIDSGFIVGAFVPLVLLWICGERHLTPVWRISIGLGAIPPVSLFFLRLKYRETSQFEKGKKLNKSVPLLHFIKFYWFRLGIVSVIWFLYDFSAYAFGTYSSIIIGEILPKDAKLYRNFGWNVVFNLFYFPGSFIGAYFTDWFGPRNTMVVGLVLQSAIGYGLAGGLHHLRKHIGGFVVVYGIFMTLGEFAAGNNVGLIASKTGSTPIRESVYGIAAMIGKVGAFVGSYIFPVIIRRHGLPAPYWVSSSLCLFSALLSYLFLPELDQDSMNLEDAKFLEYLESVGFDTSMLDLKRDVQGTTKVEEIKPE; encoded by the coding sequence ATGACAGTACATCCAGTCAACCAAAAGCACGTGGAGATCCCACTGTGGAGGGACATCCCGATCTCTGCAAAGGACTGGCACTATGTGATGGTTGAAAGACCACGGAAAGAGATCACTCTGGGGAGGGAAAAAGCTACCGACTTCGGCACGCCGTCCAACCACTCCGCCTCTGAGGTCGAAGACGAACGGGTAGCGCACTTGGACAAAATGGACGATGAGCTATCCACGTTGGACACTCACAATGACGGTGATGGGGCAGCTAAGTATGGGAAATGGGAAAGCTACTGGGCCGTGATAACCACGGGTGCCGGGCTGTTCTCGGACGGGTACGTCAACAACACGATGTCCACGGTCTCAACGTGTCTTGCGACTCTGTACGGGGACTCGTACACCAAATCGCGGGCGATCCAGAACCTGTCGTCTATTGTGTTTGCTGGGACCGTCGTGGGTCAACTGAGTTTCGGGGTTTTGTCCGACCAATATTCCCGTAAGAAATCCATGCTTATCGGTACCGGAGGATTAATTCTATTTACAATCCTGTGTTCTGGTGCCTGGGGTCATGGGACGCACAACAAGGGGAAAGCCGGAGGGCTTTTTGCAGCTTTAACTGCGTACCGGTTTTTCCTTGGGATTGCCATTGGTTCCGAGTACTCTAGTGGGTCCCCCGCTGCTGCAGAAGCTGCAAACTGCCTCcccaagaggaagaggaaccGGTGGTTCATCTGGTTCACGAACTTGGCGATCGACTCCGGGTTCATCGTCGGAGCGTTCGTCCCACTTGTGCTACTGTGGATCTGCGGTGAAAGACACTTGACCCCCGTGTGGAGAATCTCTATTGGTCTTGGTGCGATCCCCCccgtttctttgttctttttgagACTCAAGTATCGTGAGACCAGCCAATTCGAGAAGGGtaagaagttgaacaaaagTGTACCGCTTTTGCACTTCATCAAGTTCTACTGGTTCCGTCTCGGGATCGTGTCCGTAATCTGGTTCTTGTACGATTTTTCAGCTTATGCGTTTGGCACTTACTCGTCCATCATCATTGGTGAGATCCTACCCAAGGACGCCAAACTGTACAGGAACTTCGGCTGGAATGTGGTATTCAATCTGTTCTATTTCCCCGGGTCGTTTATTGGTGCTTATTTCACGGACTGGTTTGGTCCCAGGAACACAATGGTCGTCGGGTTAGTCCTGCAGTCTGCGATCGGGTACGGTCTGGCTGGCGGGCTCCACCATTTGAGGAAGCACATTGGTGGGTTCGTGGTTGTATACGGTATATTCATGACACTTGGTGAGTTTGCCGCTGGGAACAACGTTGGGTTGATCGCGTCTAAGACTGGGTCCACCCCGATCCGCGAGTCCGTGTACGGGATAGCCGCCATGATCGGGAAAGTCGGCGCCTTTGTCGGTTCGTACATTTTCCCCGTGATCATCCGTCGGCACGGTTTACCGGCACCATACTGGGTTTCCTCCAGTCTGTGTCTTTTCTCCGCGTTACTGAGTTATCTGTTTTTGCCCGAGTTAGACCAGGACTCTATGAACTTGGAGGACGCAAAATTCCTGGAGTACTTGGAAAGCGTCGGGTTCGACACTTCCATGTTGGATTTGAAGAGAGACGTCCAGGGGACGACGAAAGTGGAGGAGATCAAGCCAGAGTAG
- the RPL8B gene encoding 60S ribosomal protein eL8 (similar to Saccharomyces cerevisiae RPL8A (YHL033C) and RPL8B (YLL045C); ancestral locus Anc_4.8), producing MAPGKKVAPAPFSSKSTKSTKAKNPLVNATPKNFGIGQAIQPSRNLSRYVKWPEYVRLQRQKKILSLRLKVPPTIAQFQYTLDRNSAAETFKLFNKYRPETAAEKKERLTKEAAAIAEGKTREEASPKPFVVKYGLNHVVSLVENKKAKLVLIANDVDPIELVIFLPALCKKMGVPYAIVKGKARLGTLVNQKTSAVAALTEVRLEDESELAKLISTVNANFSEKYDDVKKHWGGGVMGNKAQAKIARKAKAAGSV from the coding sequence ATGGCTCCAGGTAAGAAAGTCGCTCCAGCTCCATTCAGCTCGAAGAGCACCAAGTCGACCAAGGCTAAGAACCCTCTGGTCAATGCCACCCCAAAGAACTTCGGTATTGGTCAGGCCATCCAGCCATCCAGAAACTTGTCCAGATACGTCAAGTGGCCAGAGTACGTCAGATTGCAAagacagaagaagattttgtCCTTGAGATTGAAGGTTCCTCCAACCATTGCCCAATTCCAGTACACTTTGGACAGAAACTCCGCTGCTGAAACTTTCAAGCTATTCAACAAGTACAGACCAGAGACCGCTGctgagaagaaggagagatTGACCAAGGAGGCCGCTGCCATTGCCGAAGGTAAGACCAGAGAGGAAGCCTCCCCAAAGCCCTTCGTTGTCAAGTACGGTTTGAACCACGTCGTCTCCCTTGTTGAAAACAAGAAGGCCAAGTTGGTTTTGATTGCCAACGACGTCGACCCAATTGAATTGGTCATCTTCTTGCCAGCTTTGTGTAAGAAGATGGGTGTTCCATACGCCATCGTAAAGGGTAAGGCCAGACTAGGTACTCTAGTCAACCAAAAGACCTCCGCCGTCGCCGCTTTGACCGAAGTCAGACTAGAGGACGAATCTGAGTTGGCCAAGTTGATCTCCACTGTCAACGCCAACTTCTCCGAGAAGTACGACGATGTCAAGAAGCACTGGGGTGGTGGTGTCATGGGTAACAAGGCTCAAGCCAAGATTGCCAGAAAGGCCAAGGCTGCCGGCTCTGTTTAA
- the YBT1 gene encoding bile acid-transporting ATPase YBT1 (similar to Saccharomyces cerevisiae VMR1 (YHL035C) and YBT1 (YLL048C); ancestral locus Anc_4.6), with protein sequence MALSEKTQKQKKKERKFYIKKPIVNLGTKVNFLIVEVDQTTQSMTRNIPVHIGNGTRPVSCPFWDFDDVSPCGREKYINTGFPIFLSALAILFVSYKTFCHYYYFNKLGHHKEDIVENVLTLHVGDQGEHALENQPLLGSTTSNGYSAVNNASDKDGNATLNDRHFSIENIDLTKLDGTPHGKPQVIKREFIEKSRVIVEAILVLSQLFIHICLLVRTPVYRDFSKMANIAQLLLWVVITTIVTLRLVNVNQQYEWITKYPGNLWLLSFTLYVMLFLSSILPFRSILIGHIKSGLLKKYYSSQFWINLSLFMLLFLSPIKNTNVVLYQTDDGAIASPEPLTSVACFVCWGWFDRFVWTTNRRVIENKDVWGLIMEDYSIFVVKKYKKFTSHMSSQRGLAYKLLKYFFNYLILQAFWACLGGFFSFVPTILLKRILEYVEDQSSAPANLAWFYVISMFACKIIVALADGQALFFGRRVCIRIKSIIISEIYSKALKKRVSMAPSKNSADSPNAENEFEDPQERNEEESINADEESGSNAKLGTIINLMAIDAYKISEICAYLHFFAEAIVMTVIALVLLYRLIGNAAILGTVIILVLLPVNFKLATLLGDYQKLTLGETDKRIHKLNEALQSIRIIKFFSWENNFERDIMEIRERELQMLIKRTLAWVMGGFVWFVTPSIVTTASFAWYIYVQGEVLTTPVAFTALSLFTLLRDPLDRVSDMLSFAIQSKVSLERVGAFLSEAETEKYEQLTVDNEGKKLAFDNSTTSWDTNGSGFKLRNLNIDFKVGKLNVVIGATGSGKTSLLMALLGEMHICQGRIIVPSLEPRSSLTANSDGFTNSIAYCSQAAWLLNDTVRNNILFNSSFDENRYHKVVEACGLKRDFDILKAGDLTEIGEKGITLSGGQKQRISLARALYSDSKHLLLDDCLSAVDSHTASWIYDNCITGPLMVGRTCILVSHNIALTLRNAELVVILEDGRVKDQGDPLNLFDKGLLGEDELVKSSILSRNASMATIGNAKNATNGKSASNGPNKKTEREERSDADRTEEGKLIDEEKKAGGVVSPEVYKWYIRIFGGLKVITFMASLFVLAQIADIAQSYWVRGWVANNTVREMYTYLKDLFPIRSSVNTHVTKFLPLSSVDATISSKFLSNSRTSSEHSTKYYLIMYFMIGLTGATVGSLKTFLTYIFGINASRKIFAMLLNKVIHSKLRFFDTTPIGRIMNRFSKDIESVDQELTPYLTGAFYSFVECFSTIILISWITPQFFVVAILISIMYYLVGYFYMAGSRELKRLDSITKSPIYQHFSETLVGVTTIRAFGDEMRFLKENLFKIDENNKPFFYLWVANRWLSFRIDMIGSFVVFGAGVFILADIKNIDSGMAGISLTYAISFTEGALWLVRFYSEVEMNMNSVERIKEYMSVEQEPYDIKDEIVRTPPTVWPDEGKIEVNDLSLRYAANLPRVIKNVSFTVEPNSKVGVVGRTGAGKSTIITALFRFLDPESGYIKIDNMDITTIPLTRLRRAITIIPQDPTLFAGTLKFNLDPYDEYNDKDIFAALTRVNLVSGEELNGETTAVSDQGSMHSNNENRFLDLSNEITEGGGNLSQGQRQLICLARSLLRNPKILLLDEATASIDYESDARLQATIRGEFGNSTILTIAHRLRSVIDYDKILVMDAGEVIEYDHPYSLLLNRNSEFYKMCESSGELDTLTEMAKEAFVKKLNAK encoded by the coding sequence ATGGCGTTATCCGAAAAGAcacagaaacaaaaaaaaaaggaaagaaaattttataTAAAGAAGCCTATCGTTAATCTTGGCACTAAAGTCAACTTTCTTATAGTTGAAGTTGACCAGACAACCCAATCGATGACTCGAAACATACCCGTACACATAGGGAATGGGACACGCCCGGTTTCTTGTCCGTTTTGGGATTTTGATGACGTTTCCCCTTGTGGGAGAGAAAAATACATCAACACAGGATTCCCTATCTTCCTCTCAGCATTGGCGATTCTATTTGTAAGTTATAAGACCTTCTGCCATTACTACTACTTTAACAAACTGGGACACCACAAGGAGGACATTGTGGAGAATGTTCTTACTTTGCACGTGGGGGATCAGGGTGAGCATGCCCTTGAAAACCAACCTTTACTCGGGAGTACAACTTCTAATGGCTACAGTGCAGTGAACAACGCTTCTGACAAGGATGGGAACGCCACTCTTAATGACCGTCATTTTTCAATCGAGAATATCGACCTTACGAAATTAGACGGTACACCTCATGGTAAACCTCAGGTGATAAAACGTGAGTTCATCGAAAAGTCAAGAGTGATAGTAGAGGCGATACTGGTGCTTTCCCAGTTGTTTATTCACATTTGTTTGCTGGTGCGCACACCAGTGTATAGAGATTTCAGTAAAATGGCTAACATAGCACAATTACTTTTATGGGTTGTGATTACTACAATTGTCACTTTGCGTCTTGTTAACGTAAATCAACAATACGAATGGATTACCAAATATCCTGGGAATCTGTGGTTGCTAAGTTTCACGTTGTACGTGATGCTCTTCCTGTCCTCTATTTTGCCTTTCAGATCCATATTGATCGGTCACATTAAATCTGggctgttgaagaaatacTACTCGTCGCAATTCTGGATAAACCTGTCGTTGTtcatgttgttgtttttatCTCCAATAAAAAATACTAATGTGGTTTTGTACCAAACTGATGATGGTGCAATCGCATCGCCAGAACCACTCACTTCCGTGGCATGTTTCGTCTGCTGGGGTTGGTTTGACAGATTTGTATGGACCACCAATCGCCGTGTTATCGAGAATAAAGACGTTTGGGGGCTGATAATGGAAGACTACTCGATCTTTGTGGtcaagaagtacaagaaaTTTACTTCCCACATGTCCAGTCAAAGGGGTCTAGCATACAAATTGTTAAAGTACTTTTTCAACTACTTGATCCTTCAGGCCTTTTGGGCCTGTCTCGGaggtttcttctcctttgtGCCAACCATCCTACTGAAAAGAATTCTAGAATACGTTGAGGATCAATCCAGTGCCCCTGCCAATCTAGCATGGTTTTACGTCATCTCAATGTTTGCATGCAAAATCATCGTTGCTCTAGCCGACGGTCAAGCATTGTTTTTTGGTAGAAGGGTGTGCATTAGAATCAAAAGCATTATTATCTCTGAGATATACTCTAAGgccttgaagaaaagggtTAGCATGGCTCCATCGAAGAATAGTGCGGATTCCCCTAACGCGGAGAACGAGTTTGAAGACCCGCAAGAAAGAAATGAGGAGGAAAGTATTAACGCTGATGAAGAGTCCGGTTCAAACGCGAAACTAGGTACAATTATTAATCTGATGGCTATTGACGCTTACAAAATTTCAGAAATCTGTGCGTACCTTCATTTCTTTGCAGAAGCTATCGTTATGACGGTCATTGCTTTAGTTCTACTATATCGTTTGATTGGTAATGCTGCTATTCTTGGTACGGTGATCATTCTTGTTTTGTTACCTGTTAACTTCAAACTTGCCACCTTGTTGGGTGATTACCAAAAGCTAACATTAGGAGAGACGGACAAGCGTATTCACAAATTAAACGAGGCCTTACAGTCTATTAGAATTATCAAATTCTTTTCGTGGGAAaataattttgaaagagataTTATGGAAATTAGAGAAAGAGAGCTTCAAATGTTAATTAAGAGAACATTAGCTTGGGTAATGGGTGGTTTTGTGTGGTTCGTGACGCCAAGTATTGTCACCACCGCGTCGTTTGCATGGTACATTTATGTTCAAGGTGAAGTCTTAACGACGCCTGTTGCTTTCACAGCTCTTTCGCTGTTTACTTTATTGAGGGACCCATTAGACAGAGTCTCCGATATGTTGAGTTTTGCTATTCAATCAAAGGTCTCGTTGGAGAGAGTTGGAGCCTTTTTAAGCGAAGCCGAAACTGAGAAATACGAGCAGTTGACGGTGGATAATGAGGGTAAGAAGCTTGCATTTGACAACTCCACTACTTCCTGGGATACGAATGGTTCCGGTTTCAAGCTGAGAAACTTGAATATAGATTTCAAAGTTGGTAAACTGAACGTGGTGATTGGAGCTACAGGCTCTGGTAAAACATCGCTATTAATGGCTCTGTTAGGAGAAATGCACATTTGTCAAGGCCGCATTATTGTTCCTTCTTTGGAACCAAGAAGCAGTTTAACCGCGAACTCAGACGGTTTCACAAATTCTATAGCGTATTGCTCTCAAGCTGCGTGGTTATTGAACGACACCGTCAGAAACAACATTCTGTTTAACTCAAGTTTTGATGAAAACAGATATCataaagttgttgaagcTTGTGGCTTAAAACGGGATTTTGATATCTTAAAGGCTGGTGATTTGACAGAGATTGGTGAAAAGGGTATCACGCTATCCGGGGGTCAAAAGCAAAGAATATCCCTGGCAAGAGCCTTGTACTCCGATTCAAAACACTTGCTGTTGGATGACTGTTTAAGTGCAGTTGATTCTCACACTGCATCCTGGATTTATGATAATTGTATCACTGGACCATTGATGGTGGGAAGAACCTGCATTTTGGTATCTCATAATATTGCCCTAACTTTGAGAAATGCCGAACTGGTTGTTATTCTCGAAGATGGGAGAGTCAAGGACCAAGGTGATCCATTGAATTTATTTGACAAAGGGCTTTTGGGTGAAGATGAATTAGTAAAAAGCAGCATCTTATCTAGAAACGCCTCAATGGCAACTATTGGTAATGCGAAAAATGCAACAAATGGTAAATCAGCGTCAAATGGTCCAAATAAGAAGACCGAAAGAGAGGAAAGGAGTGATGCGGATCGCACAGAAGAAGGTAAACTGATCGatgaggaaaagaaggccGGAGGGGTTGTTAGCCCAGAAGTGTACAAGTGGTACATTCGGATTTTTGGAGGCCTAAAAGTGATAACCTTCATGGCATCCCTTTTCGTTTTAGCACAGATTGCTGACATTGCTCAATCTTACTGGGTTCGTGGATGGGTTGCTAATAACACTGTTCGCGAAATGTACACCTATTTGAAAGACTTATTCCCCATTAGAAGCTCGGTCAACACACATGTGACCAAATTTTTGCCCTTATCTTCTGTCGATGCCAccatctcttcaaaattctTGTCTAATTCACGGACCTCTAGTGAACACTCCACGAAGTACTATTTGATCATGTATTTCATGATTGGACTAACAGGGGCCACGGTCGGGTCATTAAAAACGTTCCTGACTTATATTTTTGGTATCAATGCATCTCGAAAGATCTTCGCTATGTTATTGAACAAAGTGATCCATTCCAAATTAAGGTTTTTCGACACGACCCCCATCGGAAGGATAATGAACAGATTTTCAAAGGACATTGAATCTGTCGACCAGGAACTAACACCATACCTAACTGGTGCGTTTTACTCGTTCGTGGAATGTTTCAGCACTATTATATTGATCTCTTGGATTACCCCACAGTTTTTCGTTGTGGCAATTCTAATCAGTATAATGTACTACCTAGTGGGTTACTTTTACATGGCCGGTTCACGTGAACTAAAACGATTAGATTCTATTACCAAATCTCCGATCTATCAACATTTTTCAGAAACTCTTGTGGGTGTTACGACCATCCGAGCCTTTGGTGATGAAATGAGATTTCTGAAGGAAAACCTATTCAAAATCGACGAGAATAACAAACCATTCTTCTATTTATGGGTTGCCAACCGTTGGCTATCTTTCCGTATTGATATGATTGGTTCCTTTGTTGTTTTCGGTGCCGGTGTTTTCATCCTCGCAGATATCAAGAATATCGATTCGGGTATGGCTGGTATTTCTTTGACTTACGCCATCTCATTTACTGAAGGTGCCCTTTGGCTCGTTAGATTCTATTCAGAAGTCGAAATGAATATGAATTCTGTGGAAAGAATCAAAGAATATATGAGTGTAGAGCAGGAGCCCTATGACATAAAAGACGAAATTGTAAGAACTCCTCCTACCGTATGGCCCGATGAAGGTAAAATTGAAGTCAATGATCTATCCTTACGATATGCCGCAAATTTACCGCGTGTGATAAAAAACGTATCATTTACGGTAGAACCAAACTCAAAGGTTGGTGTAGTGGGCAGAACAGGTGCAGGTAAGTCTACTATCATCACCGCTCTATTCAGATTTTTGGATCCAGAAAGTGGGTACATCAAGATAGATAACATGGATATTACGACGATTCCATTAACCAGGCTACGTCGTGCTATCACCATCATCCCGCAGGACCCTACGTTGTTTGCGGGAACTTTGAAATTCAACCTTGATCCTTACGACGAATATAATGACAAGGATATTTTTGCGGCCTTGACACGTGTGAATTTGGTATCAGGCGAAGAGCTAAATGGAGAAACTACTGCTGTGTCAGACCAAGGGTCTATGCACTCGAACAACGAGAATAGATTCTTGGATTTGAGCAATGAAATTACAGAAGGTGGAGGCAACTTATCACAAGGTCAACGTCAATTGATATGTCTTGCACGTTCTTTGCTGAGAAACCCAAAAATTCTTCTGCTTGATGAGGCAACCGCTTCGATCGATTATGAGTCCGACGCTAGATTACAAGCCACAATCAGAGGTGAATTCGGTAACAGTACGATTTTGACAATTGCACACAGATTGCGATCAGTGATAGATTATGATAAGATACTTGTCATGGATGCGGGTGAAGTTATAGAATATGATCATCCTTACTCTCTTCTGttgaacagaaacagcGAGTTCTACAAAATGTGTGAATCTTCGGGTGAACTCGACACACTTACAGAAATGGCAAAGGAAGCCTTTGTTAAAAAGCTAAACGCTAAATAA
- the KNAG0E01130 gene encoding SRP1/TIP1 family protein, whose amino-acid sequence MVSIKSIALSAYALTAAQLVSAAPATTLPANAEEVKEVELGVYVNDITKNLMEYYAFRAEHPEQAYPGIIETAVFEDMMGQPQSEWINQLTTIDYNEVQSMFTGVPWYSDRLAPALSSSLKALNIATTVATV is encoded by the coding sequence ATGGTCTCTATCAAATCTATTGCCCTATCAGCTTACGCTCTAACCGCCGCCCAGCTTGTCAGCGCCGCCCCAGCCACCACCTTGCCTGCTAACGCTGAAGAGGTCAAGGAAGTCGAATTGGGTGTTTATGTCAATGATATTACCAAGAACTTGATGGAATACTACGCATTCCGGGCTGAACATCCAGAACAGGCCTACCCAGGAATCATCGAAACCGCGGTCTTCGAAGACATGATGGGCCAGCCTCAATCTGAGTGGATTAACCAATTGACTACCATTGACTACAATGAAGTTCAAAGCATGTTCACTGGTGTTCCATGGTACTCTGACAGATTGGCCCCAGCTTTGTCATCGTCTTTGAAGGCCTTAAACATTGCCACCACGGTCGCTACTGTGTAA